A stretch of Desulfobacter hydrogenophilus DNA encodes these proteins:
- a CDS encoding amylo-alpha-1,6-glucosidase codes for MVSKNQEILILTQSPSPETAQVLFCGDVIIFTLSVSPDRPGRAFVRTDLGNADAIRREIIRRVEKNEIKLGEAWCDLPMKEDGDGNFSIRFPLTQPGPFQAKCFFLPRDSDVPVWPEGGNTKLCVEPAGTCCANIIYNAFVRQFGPTKDAKFQPPNLDSVLNKLDDQGFTVIPKSGKFRDLKEQLDFIFSKMGCRALHLLPIHPTPTTYARMGRFGSPYAALDFSDVDPALAQFDPAATPLEQFMELVDAVHDHDGYLILDIAINHTGWAASLHESHPEWLDRGDDGKIRMPGAWGVVWADLTKLDYRHTDLWQYMANIFLQWCHRGVDGFRCDAGYMIPERAWEYIIYKVRSQYPNTIFFLEGLGGPPDATRHLLQRANFNWAYSELFQEYTLEQISRYLPHAVDLSNTCGHLIHFAETHDNDRLAKVSHTYAKMRTGLCALFSICGGFGFANGVEWFAKEKINVHNSPGLNWGNPDNQVDYITRLHLLLREHPAFFSGTQLTLIHEKESQALALLRLNPHYNARMLVLINPNCDRRVSAVWPVGTEGGAAFPWIDLISGNTVQAENRKGKYRILLKPGEVMALSPEKGDLGLIWAQPTGNLSMPGRVLMQKRRALALEVITAVNGYMDLADLDVDQAAMDLARNPETFIRKLYPDRQPCRTILFDGHKDINRRVMVPPGFFLIVRCNKHFRVQLGEAGPDKKCLGFCESLPAEGDAAYLAIFMPMEIKDNHRDCLLKLRISGPEGTKKITGNIRYLPPFDALNLRLSFTRREIAADPSIKQLSTTGLGAMMRAGACFGHLESRYDALLGANLNPVLPENRWMLLSRFRIWGVFQGYSRELGLDCIDAFWASHDRGGKWRFRIPSSEGRYYVIDLFLEMDRKANAVTLTLHREPAPADNPRRLQPQRDVTLIIRPDIEDRSFHDTVKAFSGPEQQWPSRVSAFENGFFFHSQTRQVLRLSSSRDAFFLKPEWNYMVHRSIEATRGLDADSDLFSPGYFSINVKGGDTVSLEARVINEKIMPEPVDSKKISLPGLFHSTVPFSQAIQASLDAFIVDRGEEKSVVAGYPWFLDWGRDSLIFCRSLIELGRIRDAFAILSLFGKFEKNGTLPNMICGEDARNIETSDAPLWFFACYRQLSQTVSKETLLTKNIGQRTLIQVLKDMASSMINGTPTGVKADPESMLLYSPAHFTWMDTNFPAATPRQGYPIEIQALWYHALEFLSQVDALNTHTPWQKHADTVKRNIVNLFWREDDGFFSDCLHCSEPVDAGHAIPDDALRPNQLLLITLGVIDDPKIMARVVETCRELLVPGGIRSLADRPLTIPLFIEREGQPLVNPHAPYAGCYQGDEDTQRKPAYHNGTAWTWQFPIFCEAWATAFGPPGIPAALSWLGSSLPLMRTGAAGFVPEILDGNFPHTPRGCDAQAWGCSEIARVAHKLTRIQNKT; via the coding sequence ATGGTCTCAAAAAATCAGGAAATACTCATACTGACCCAGAGCCCGTCTCCAGAAACGGCCCAGGTCTTATTCTGCGGAGATGTTATCATTTTCACACTTTCAGTATCCCCTGACAGACCAGGCCGTGCCTTTGTCAGAACCGACCTGGGTAATGCAGACGCGATCCGCAGAGAAATCATCCGCCGGGTTGAGAAAAACGAAATCAAACTGGGTGAGGCCTGGTGTGATTTGCCCATGAAAGAAGATGGTGATGGAAATTTTTCCATCCGGTTTCCCCTGACCCAACCCGGGCCGTTCCAGGCCAAATGTTTTTTTCTTCCCCGGGACAGTGATGTTCCGGTATGGCCCGAAGGGGGAAACACCAAACTCTGCGTTGAACCGGCCGGTACCTGCTGTGCCAATATCATTTATAATGCGTTTGTGCGGCAGTTTGGGCCCACCAAGGACGCAAAGTTCCAGCCCCCGAATCTGGATTCCGTGCTCAACAAACTGGATGACCAGGGATTCACCGTGATTCCCAAATCTGGAAAATTCAGGGATCTAAAGGAACAGTTGGACTTTATCTTTTCCAAAATGGGTTGCCGGGCGCTTCACCTTTTGCCCATTCATCCCACGCCCACCACCTATGCCCGGATGGGCCGATTTGGAAGTCCCTATGCAGCCCTTGACTTTTCAGATGTGGACCCGGCACTGGCCCAATTTGACCCGGCAGCCACCCCCCTTGAACAATTCATGGAACTAGTGGATGCCGTACATGATCACGACGGTTATCTGATCCTTGACATTGCCATCAACCATACCGGATGGGCAGCAAGTCTTCATGAATCCCATCCCGAGTGGCTGGACCGGGGAGATGACGGTAAAATCCGCATGCCTGGGGCCTGGGGTGTTGTCTGGGCGGATCTGACCAAACTGGATTACCGGCACACGGATCTGTGGCAGTACATGGCGAATATTTTTCTGCAATGGTGCCACCGGGGTGTGGACGGATTCCGGTGCGATGCCGGGTACATGATCCCGGAACGGGCCTGGGAATATATTATATACAAGGTCAGAAGCCAGTACCCCAACACGATTTTTTTCCTTGAAGGACTGGGAGGGCCACCAGATGCAACCCGCCACTTGCTCCAGCGCGCAAATTTTAACTGGGCCTATTCAGAACTGTTCCAGGAATACACCCTTGAGCAGATATCCCGGTACCTACCCCATGCCGTGGACCTTTCGAATACCTGCGGCCACTTAATCCATTTTGCCGAAACCCATGACAATGACCGCCTGGCCAAGGTCTCCCATACCTACGCGAAAATGAGGACCGGCCTTTGCGCGCTTTTCAGTATCTGCGGGGGCTTTGGATTTGCCAACGGCGTGGAATGGTTTGCCAAGGAGAAAATAAATGTCCACAACTCCCCGGGCCTGAACTGGGGAAATCCCGACAACCAGGTGGATTATATCACCCGGCTTCATCTTCTTTTACGGGAACACCCGGCCTTTTTCAGTGGGACACAATTAACACTCATCCATGAAAAAGAGAGCCAGGCACTGGCACTGCTAAGGCTCAACCCCCATTATAATGCCCGGATGCTGGTGCTGATCAATCCGAACTGTGACAGGCGGGTCTCGGCGGTATGGCCAGTCGGCACGGAAGGTGGTGCGGCCTTTCCATGGATAGACCTGATTTCAGGCAACACCGTTCAGGCAGAAAACAGAAAAGGAAAATACCGGATTCTCCTGAAACCGGGTGAAGTAATGGCCTTAAGTCCTGAAAAGGGTGACCTGGGCTTAATTTGGGCCCAACCGACGGGCAATCTGTCCATGCCGGGCAGGGTTCTGATGCAAAAACGAAGGGCACTGGCCCTTGAGGTGATTACTGCGGTAAACGGCTACATGGATCTGGCCGACCTGGATGTGGACCAGGCCGCCATGGATCTGGCACGAAATCCCGAAACCTTTATACGCAAGCTCTATCCGGACAGACAACCCTGCCGTACCATCCTGTTTGATGGTCACAAGGATATCAATCGCAGGGTAATGGTTCCCCCTGGCTTTTTCCTGATAGTCCGGTGCAACAAGCATTTCAGGGTTCAACTTGGGGAAGCTGGGCCTGACAAAAAGTGTCTGGGATTTTGTGAAAGCCTTCCTGCAGAAGGGGATGCCGCGTACCTGGCCATTTTCATGCCCATGGAAATAAAAGACAATCACAGGGACTGCCTGCTCAAACTACGCATATCCGGCCCCGAAGGCACCAAAAAAATCACCGGCAACATCCGATATCTCCCGCCCTTTGATGCTCTTAACCTGCGGCTCTCTTTTACCCGCAGGGAAATTGCCGCTGATCCGTCCATCAAGCAGCTATCCACCACCGGCCTGGGTGCAATGATGCGGGCAGGGGCCTGTTTCGGCCATCTGGAGAGCCGTTATGATGCCCTATTGGGTGCCAACCTGAACCCTGTCTTGCCCGAAAACCGATGGATGCTCCTGTCCCGGTTCAGAATCTGGGGCGTATTCCAGGGCTATTCCAGGGAACTTGGGCTCGATTGCATAGATGCCTTCTGGGCCTCCCATGACCGGGGCGGAAAATGGCGGTTCAGAATTCCCTCATCCGAAGGCAGATATTATGTCATTGATCTGTTCCTGGAGATGGACCGAAAAGCCAACGCCGTGACCCTGACCCTGCACCGGGAACCCGCACCGGCAGATAATCCCCGGCGCCTTCAACCCCAACGCGACGTTACGCTGATCATCCGTCCCGACATTGAAGACAGAAGTTTTCATGACACAGTTAAGGCTTTTAGCGGGCCTGAACAGCAATGGCCATCCCGGGTTTCAGCATTTGAAAACGGATTTTTCTTTCATTCCCAAACAAGGCAGGTACTTCGGCTGTCAAGCAGCCGGGATGCATTTTTCTTGAAACCGGAATGGAACTACATGGTCCACAGAAGTATTGAAGCCACCCGGGGACTGGATGCCGACTCCGATCTGTTCAGCCCGGGCTATTTCAGCATCAATGTCAAGGGCGGAGACACGGTTAGCCTGGAGGCCCGTGTCATTAATGAAAAGATAATGCCTGAACCCGTAGACAGCAAAAAAATCTCCTTGCCCGGTCTTTTCCATTCAACCGTACCGTTTTCCCAGGCAATACAGGCAAGCCTTGACGCATTCATCGTGGACCGGGGAGAGGAAAAAAGCGTGGTGGCAGGATATCCCTGGTTCCTGGACTGGGGAAGGGACAGCCTTATCTTCTGCCGCTCCCTGATTGAGCTTGGCCGAATCCGGGATGCCTTTGCCATACTCTCCCTTTTTGGAAAATTTGAAAAGAACGGCACCCTGCCCAATATGATATGCGGTGAAGATGCAAGGAACATTGAGACCTCGGATGCGCCGCTGTGGTTCTTTGCCTGCTACCGGCAACTATCCCAAACCGTAAGCAAAGAGACACTGCTCACCAAAAACATCGGACAGCGCACCTTGATCCAGGTGCTCAAAGACATGGCATCATCCATGATCAACGGCACGCCCACCGGTGTCAAGGCAGATCCTGAATCCATGCTGCTCTACAGCCCGGCCCATTTTACCTGGATGGATACCAATTTCCCGGCAGCTACCCCCCGCCAGGGATATCCCATTGAGATCCAGGCGTTGTGGTATCATGCCCTTGAATTCTTATCCCAGGTTGATGCTTTGAACACACACACGCCATGGCAAAAACATGCAGACACGGTCAAACGTAACATCGTGAATCTGTTCTGGCGCGAAGACGATGGTTTTTTCAGCGACTGCCTGCACTGCAGCGAACCGGTTGACGCCGGACATGCAATCCCGGATGATGCCCTGCGGCCCAATCAGCTGCTGCTCATCACTTTAGGGGTCATTGACGACCCAAAGATCATGGCCCGGGTGGTCGAAACCTGCCGGGAGCTTCTGGTACCCGGAGGCATCCGAAGCCTTGCGGACCGTCCCCTTACCATACCGTTGTTCATTGAACGGGAAGGGCAGCCCCTGGTAAATCCCCATGCTCCCTATGCCGGATGTTACCAGGGAGATGAGGATACCCAAAGGAAACCGGCCTACCACAACGGCACAGCCTGGACTTGGCAGTTTCCGATATTCTGTGAGGCCTGGGCCACAGCCTTTGGCCCCCCGGGTATTCCGGCGGCCTTGTCCTGGTTAGGCAGTTCACTACCATTGATGCGCACGGGCGCGGCAGGTTTTGTACCTGAAATCCTTGACGGTAATTTTCCGCACACGCCCAGGGGATGTGATGCCCAGGCCTGGGGTTGCAGCGAAATTGCCAGGGTTGCCCACAAACTGACCCGGATTCAAAATAAAACTTAA
- a CDS encoding ISAzo13-like element transposase-related protein: MGKCQQEIYNFIFLIAIYFCLCTYYPPYHSKYNPVERVWGRLEQHWNEGLLDKVEKIIGLTKTMTRKGWSPVVTFVKKRHRSDKTGWAGYRKSNFPNRGDSKMGC, from the coding sequence ATTGGCAAATGTCAGCAAGAAATTTATAATTTCATTTTCTTAATAGCAATTTATTTTTGTCTATGTACTTATTATCCACCATATCACAGTAAATACAATCCCGTAGAAAGAGTTTGGGGTAGATTGGAACAGCATTGGAATGAAGGACTTCTGGATAAGGTTGAAAAAATTATAGGTTTAACGAAAACAATGACCAGGAAGGGCTGGAGTCCAGTTGTAACCTTTGTGAAAAAAAGGCATAGGTCTGACAAAACAGGTTGGGCAGGATATAGAAAATCAAATTTTCCGAATCGAGGGGATTCAAAAATGGGCTGTTGA
- a CDS encoding transposase: MKYEDDADSIDLYYFDESGFTGVPEIPSAWLDEEEQLLIPSGKTSRINVLANVSKKFIISFS; this comes from the coding sequence TTGAAATATGAAGATGATGCAGACAGCATTGATCTGTATTACTTTGATGAATCCGGTTTTACCGGCGTACCTGAAATTCCATCTGCTTGGTTGGATGAAGAAGAGCAACTTTTAATTCCGAGTGGCAAAACCTCAAGAATCAATGTATTGGCAAATGTCAGCAAGAAATTTATAATTTCATTTTCTTAA
- a CDS encoding ammonium transporter: MVNKQHISFGFVILGTPLAALAGDGTVIDSGNTSWMLISTALVLLMMPGLAMFYGGLVRAKNVLGTMMHTFVAMAVIGVLWVVCGYSLTFGKSIMGGLVGWNSDFFFLKGIDEAVTDGIPEYIIAMFQGKFAIITPALISGAIAERIYLRGYILFISLWFLVVYTPLCHWVWASDGWLFNAGAAGVIDLAGGLVIHVSAGTSALVAAIYLGPRLGHPKITAPPNNLTMTLIGAGLLWVGWFGFNAGSTLQSGLDSCRALTMTQISAASGALVWLCMEGIMYRKASALGFASGTLAGLVVITPAAAVVQPLGALFLGAASTVVCFYALQLKIKLGYDDTLDCFGIHGVGSALGVILLSFFIRDSWMASASEAAGRTWTVFDQLLIQLKGLGATILLAGVATIILCIIVEKTVGFRLDEESEYRGLDQSLHGERGYDFSS, encoded by the coding sequence ATGGTAAACAAGCAGCATATTTCTTTCGGTTTTGTAATTCTTGGCACTCCGCTGGCTGCATTGGCTGGAGACGGCACAGTAATTGACAGCGGTAATACGAGCTGGATGCTGATTTCAACGGCCCTGGTTCTACTCATGATGCCGGGTCTGGCCATGTTTTACGGCGGCCTGGTGCGGGCTAAAAATGTTCTGGGAACCATGATGCATACATTTGTGGCCATGGCAGTTATCGGTGTGCTCTGGGTGGTCTGCGGATATTCATTGACTTTTGGAAAGAGCATTATGGGCGGACTTGTCGGGTGGAACAGTGATTTCTTTTTTCTCAAGGGGATTGATGAAGCCGTGACCGACGGGATCCCGGAATATATCATTGCCATGTTCCAAGGTAAATTTGCCATCATCACGCCGGCTCTGATCAGCGGTGCCATAGCAGAGCGAATTTATTTAAGGGGATATATCCTGTTTATTTCCCTATGGTTCCTGGTGGTTTACACGCCACTGTGCCACTGGGTGTGGGCATCGGACGGCTGGCTGTTCAATGCCGGTGCCGCCGGGGTAATTGACCTGGCCGGAGGACTGGTCATTCATGTGTCGGCCGGTACCAGTGCCCTGGTGGCAGCCATCTATCTTGGGCCCCGACTGGGACATCCAAAAATTACCGCACCACCCAACAATCTGACCATGACCCTTATCGGAGCCGGACTGCTATGGGTCGGCTGGTTTGGTTTTAATGCCGGCTCCACCCTTCAGAGCGGTCTGGATTCGTGCAGAGCCCTGACCATGACCCAGATTTCCGCGGCCAGCGGCGCACTGGTCTGGCTGTGTATGGAAGGGATTATGTACCGGAAGGCATCTGCACTTGGTTTTGCATCCGGCACCCTGGCCGGCCTGGTGGTGATCACCCCGGCAGCCGCAGTGGTTCAGCCCCTGGGCGCGCTGTTCCTGGGAGCGGCATCAACCGTGGTGTGTTTTTATGCGCTTCAGCTCAAAATAAAGCTGGGGTATGATGATACACTGGACTGCTTTGGAATTCACGGTGTCGGTAGCGCGCTGGGGGTCATTCTACTCAGTTTTTTTATCCGCGATTCCTGGATGGCATCAGCCAGTGAAGCAGCCGGGCGGACCTGGACAGTTTTCGATCAGCTGTTAATACAGCTCAAAGGATTAGGAGCAACTATCCTGCTTGCCGGCGTCGCAACCATTATCCTGTGTATTATTGTGGAAAAAACTGTAGGCTTCAGACTGGATGAAGAAAGTGAGTACAGGGGACTTGACCAGTCACTCCACGGCGAAAGGGGATATGATTTTTCCTCCTGA
- the gap gene encoding type I glyceraldehyde-3-phosphate dehydrogenase encodes MMLKVAINGFGRIGRLSFRKLFGDDRFDIVAINDLTEPKMLAHLLKYDSVQGRYSDHTVECDGEALIIDGKKIPVYKDADPKNLPWGSLGVDIVLECTGFFCSKTKSQAHIDAGAKRVLISAPAGTDLPTIVYGVNHQTLQGDELVVSGASCTTNCLAPMAKTLNEYRELRTGFMTTIHAYTGDQMILDGPHRKGDFRRARAGAINIVPNSTGAAKAIGLVIPELDGKLIGSAQRVPVPSGSITILDATLKDDTETVSVQGINEAMQKASDESFGYSDEELVSSDTIGMSYGSLFDSTQTLAQQCGTKIYEVRVVSWYDNEMSYVNQLIRTLAHMGNLMSSL; translated from the coding sequence ATTATGCTTAAAGTTGCTATTAATGGTTTTGGAAGAATAGGAAGGCTTTCTTTCCGAAAACTCTTTGGAGATGACCGGTTTGACATTGTAGCCATTAACGATTTGACAGAACCTAAAATGCTGGCGCATCTTCTCAAGTATGACAGTGTCCAGGGGCGTTATTCAGACCATACAGTTGAGTGCGATGGAGAAGCCCTCATTATTGACGGCAAAAAAATTCCGGTTTACAAAGATGCCGATCCCAAAAATCTTCCTTGGGGCAGCCTTGGGGTGGATATTGTTCTTGAATGCACCGGATTTTTCTGCTCAAAGACCAAAAGCCAGGCACATATCGATGCCGGCGCCAAAAGGGTGTTAATTTCTGCCCCGGCAGGCACTGACCTGCCAACCATTGTTTATGGTGTAAATCATCAGACACTACAGGGTGATGAACTTGTGGTTTCCGGTGCCTCATGCACAACCAACTGTCTTGCACCCATGGCAAAAACATTGAATGAGTATCGTGAATTAAGAACCGGTTTCATGACAACCATCCATGCATATACAGGCGACCAGATGATTCTTGACGGACCCCACCGCAAAGGTGATTTTCGCCGTGCCAGAGCTGGTGCAATCAACATCGTACCCAATTCAACCGGTGCTGCAAAGGCCATTGGCCTCGTCATCCCCGAACTTGACGGCAAACTGATCGGCTCGGCACAACGTGTGCCGGTTCCTTCGGGGTCCATCACCATTCTTGACGCAACTTTAAAAGATGACACCGAAACCGTGTCAGTTCAAGGCATTAATGAAGCGATGCAAAAAGCGTCAGATGAGTCCTTTGGATATTCCGATGAAGAACTGGTGTCAAGTGATACAATCGGCATGAGCTATGGTTCCCTTTTTGATTCCACGCAAACACTTGCCCAGCAGTGCGGAACCAAAATTTATGAAGTCAGGGTGGTATCCTGGTATGACAATGAGATGAGCTATGTCAACCAGCTTATCAGAACACTGGCCCATATGGGCAACTTAATGTCTTCTTTATAA
- a CDS encoding OmpP1/FadL family transporter, with the protein MMGRYFLIVFILGMAVPAFGGGIDNKQNFSSAYAGSLSRNAATDGADAAAYNPAGLILLKNGTYLELDLLPFTFDYDHEFNGETQTSSPNLIAPMAFGVHKQDKWAVWGSFTINGGGGETEYENGNIITQTVENQLAGGAFSPVLPAGRTLSQTYACAESYDYTFTAGVSYDLHPMVSVAAGLRYVITDKEVDLHGTYSGADIMAKYDQEADGYGGVIGIDIHPSDALNIGIRYESKVKLDWDTETSGSNALGIALLERYGRVDGQSYARDLPALLALGVEWKILPKLTLKPSFSYYFEEDADWDTQNYAVDGNSYELALAIQYDVNDDWSLTAGYLYINVDMKPENFGIIEQMNPPLDCHAFAVGAKYRVTEKVTLILGFSGYFYEDATASADPVTGRPEVTYDKALYQGGFGIQYRF; encoded by the coding sequence ATGATGGGGAGATATTTTTTAATCGTATTTATTCTGGGAATGGCCGTGCCTGCGTTTGGCGGCGGCATTGACAACAAACAAAATTTTTCATCGGCATATGCCGGCTCTCTCAGCCGCAATGCCGCAACGGATGGTGCGGATGCTGCCGCGTACAACCCTGCCGGCCTGATCTTGCTCAAAAACGGGACCTACCTGGAACTTGATCTATTGCCCTTTACCTTTGACTATGATCATGAATTCAACGGGGAAACCCAGACCTCCAGTCCGAACCTGATCGCCCCCATGGCTTTCGGGGTCCACAAACAGGACAAATGGGCTGTCTGGGGCTCTTTTACCATTAACGGCGGAGGTGGGGAGACCGAATATGAAAACGGTAATATTATTACCCAAACCGTTGAAAACCAGTTGGCTGGAGGTGCCTTCTCACCTGTTCTCCCAGCGGGGAGAACTCTTTCCCAGACCTATGCCTGCGCTGAAAGCTACGATTATACCTTCACCGCAGGTGTCTCGTACGATCTTCATCCCATGGTCTCCGTTGCCGCCGGGCTCAGGTACGTAATCACCGATAAGGAAGTGGATCTCCACGGCACCTACAGCGGCGCCGATATCATGGCCAAATACGATCAGGAGGCCGACGGTTACGGCGGGGTTATCGGTATTGACATCCACCCTTCGGACGCCCTCAACATTGGTATAAGGTATGAATCAAAGGTCAAGCTGGACTGGGACACCGAGACGAGCGGATCAAACGCTCTCGGCATAGCCCTTCTCGAGCGATATGGCCGAGTGGACGGCCAAAGCTACGCCAGGGACCTTCCCGCCTTACTGGCGCTGGGCGTTGAGTGGAAAATTCTTCCGAAGCTCACACTCAAGCCCTCATTTTCTTATTACTTTGAAGAGGATGCGGACTGGGATACCCAGAATTACGCCGTGGACGGCAACTCCTATGAACTGGCCCTGGCCATTCAATACGATGTCAATGATGACTGGTCCCTGACAGCGGGTTATCTTTATATTAACGTGGACATGAAGCCTGAAAACTTTGGTATCATTGAGCAGATGAATCCGCCCCTTGACTGCCATGCTTTTGCCGTGGGTGCAAAGTATAGAGTGACGGAAAAGGTCACCCTGATCCTGGGATTTTCCGGATATTTTTATGAGGATGCCACGGCGTCTGCCGACCCTGTCACAGGACGCCCTGAAGTCACCTACGACAAAGCCCTGTATCAGGGAGGGTTCGGTATCCAGTATCGCTTCTAA
- a CDS encoding alpha/beta hydrolase, whose product MILLVSLAVVAAIVFLSGPRVRIDQTIFPKKLPLDIDDYLILQEQQFSDMIPGIQKTVVWAGTPNEQTEFSVVYIHGFSATRKETAPLSDFVAQALGANLFYTRLTGHGRTGGALADASVNDWLNDVVEAYEIGQRLGSKVIMVGCSTGGTSLAWLAHRAATMGGMDALYACIFLSPNFRPKNSFSTMLTWPWGRQIAGIIIGKERGVVPENQGHGQYWITRYPVAALLSMMGMVRLVRGLDLSKIRVPCLVIYSPQDQIVHIPSLELAFKRMGCLKKQLVPFTGSADPGQHILAGDIFSPGTSEELADMIVSFVLESDLESV is encoded by the coding sequence ATGATTCTGTTAGTCAGTCTTGCGGTCGTTGCTGCAATCGTTTTTTTATCCGGCCCCCGGGTTCGTATTGACCAGACCATATTTCCCAAAAAACTTCCTTTGGATATAGATGATTATCTAATCCTTCAGGAGCAGCAGTTTTCCGACATGATACCCGGTATTCAAAAAACCGTGGTATGGGCAGGCACACCCAATGAACAGACTGAATTCAGTGTGGTCTATATCCATGGGTTTTCGGCCACACGCAAAGAAACAGCCCCTTTAAGCGATTTTGTGGCACAGGCTTTGGGTGCCAATCTGTTTTATACACGCCTTACCGGACATGGCCGGACCGGCGGGGCGCTGGCCGATGCCAGTGTCAATGACTGGCTCAATGATGTGGTTGAAGCCTATGAGATCGGTCAGCGTCTGGGCTCAAAGGTGATCATGGTCGGTTGTTCCACCGGCGGCACCAGCCTTGCCTGGCTGGCCCACCGGGCCGCAACCATGGGCGGTATGGACGCCCTGTATGCCTGCATTTTTTTATCTCCAAATTTCCGGCCGAAAAATAGTTTTTCAACCATGCTCACTTGGCCTTGGGGGCGCCAAATTGCCGGAATTATTATTGGAAAAGAACGGGGTGTGGTACCGGAAAATCAAGGCCATGGACAGTATTGGATTACCCGGTATCCTGTGGCGGCTCTTTTGTCCATGATGGGGATGGTCAGACTTGTAAGGGGACTGGATTTGTCAAAGATTCGTGTGCCTTGCCTTGTGATTTATTCCCCCCAGGACCAGATTGTTCATATCCCATCCCTGGAACTTGCCTTTAAGCGGATGGGCTGCCTCAAAAAACAGCTTGTCCCCTTTACCGGTTCCGCAGACCCGGGGCAGCATATCCTGGCTGGCGATATTTTTTCCCCTGGAACAAGTGAAGAACTGGCAGATATGATCGTTTCTTTCGTGCTGGAAAGTGATTTAGAATCTGTTTAA
- a CDS encoding radical SAM protein: MPPIQSGLKTAARMLKGRMPGQLVIQITDRCNATCPQCGMRKTNIFNRTRLSNDQLKEIIDAAGKKGFQAISFTGGEPMLLRKDLPELIRHAGKAGIPYIRTGSNGFFFADHDKPGFKDKVKAIADELANTPLRNFWISLDSSVPQIHEQMRGFNGVARGMEKALPIFHDAGIFPSVNLGLNRNVTQITRALASPTLKDITAPEASPFYQAFAQGFADFYRKVINMGFTIANACYPMSMEDSADKADLDAVYAAASADRVVCFTDTEKALLFKALSDTIPKFRSQIRIFSPLAGLHTLYNVYSGKNADTPYGCRGGIDFFYLNCTDGNTYPCGYRGADNLGPFPNLNVKAINPKGYCLACDWECFRDPTELGGPFMEALSAPWHLAARMAKDPKYGGHWLKDLQYYKACDFFDGRRPPRQTALNRF; this comes from the coding sequence ATGCCTCCTATACAATCAGGATTGAAAACCGCCGCACGGATGCTTAAAGGCCGTATGCCCGGACAGCTTGTTATCCAGATCACGGACCGCTGCAACGCCACCTGTCCCCAGTGCGGCATGCGCAAAACCAATATATTTAACAGAACCCGGCTCTCCAATGACCAGCTCAAAGAGATCATTGATGCGGCAGGCAAAAAGGGATTCCAGGCCATCTCCTTCACCGGTGGCGAACCCATGCTGTTGCGCAAGGATCTGCCCGAACTCATCCGGCACGCCGGAAAAGCAGGGATTCCCTATATTCGCACCGGCTCCAACGGATTTTTTTTTGCCGATCATGACAAACCCGGCTTCAAAGACAAGGTAAAGGCCATTGCTGATGAACTTGCAAATACCCCATTGCGCAACTTCTGGATCAGCCTGGATTCCTCCGTCCCACAAATCCATGAGCAAATGCGCGGATTTAACGGCGTTGCCCGGGGCATGGAAAAGGCATTACCCATTTTCCATGATGCAGGGATTTTCCCTTCCGTGAATCTTGGGCTGAACCGCAATGTTACCCAGATCACCCGGGCCCTTGCATCACCAACCCTAAAAGACATTACAGCCCCGGAAGCCTCACCCTTTTACCAGGCCTTTGCCCAGGGGTTTGCCGACTTCTACCGCAAGGTGATCAACATGGGATTCACCATTGCCAATGCCTGCTACCCCATGAGCATGGAGGACAGCGCAGATAAAGCAGACTTGGATGCTGTCTATGCCGCGGCGTCCGCAGACCGGGTGGTTTGTTTCACGGACACGGAAAAGGCGCTTTTATTCAAGGCACTTTCAGACACCATCCCCAAATTTAGATCTCAGATTAGAATTTTTTCCCCTCTTGCGGGCCTGCACACCCTTTACAATGTCTATTCAGGAAAAAATGCAGACACGCCCTACGGCTGCCGGGGCGGCATTGATTTCTTTTACCTGAACTGCACCGACGGCAACACCTACCCATGCGGGTACAGGGGAGCTGACAATTTAGGCCCGTTTCCGAACTTAAACGTCAAAGCCATTAATCCTAAAGGGTACTGCCTGGCCTGCGATTGGGAATGTTTCAGAGACCCCACCGAACTTGGCGGCCCATTCATGGAAGCCCTTTCCGCACCATGGCACCTGGCGGCCAGAATGGCCAAAGATCCGAAGTACGGTGGCCACTGGCTCAAGGATCTTCAATATTATAAAGCCTGCGACTTTTTTGACGGCAGACGGCCACCCCGCCAAACAGCCTTAAACAGATTCTAA